The Streptomyces sp. 11x1 genomic sequence CGACGCCTCGTCCCAGTCCAGTCCGCGCTGCCACAGGAACGTGAAGAACAGTCGGTAGAGCGGGGCGTACGTGATCTGGGTGCCCTGCGCCTTGGCCGAGAACGCCGAGCGTCGGAGGCACTCACTCAGCCGAGGATCGACCCGGCCATCCGGCGAGACGAGGATCGGCTGCCGCTCGCGCAGCCCGAGCGCCCGCTCGCGCTCTTGCAAGTCTTCCCAACCGGGGACGGGTCGGTCTCCTGAGGGATGGCCCCCATCGCCAATCCAGAACAGCTGCCACTCGTACGCCACTTGACCCCCTCAGCCGCAACACGACCTGAGGCAACACAGCGTATGTCCACAGAACACCGCTACGTATGGCGGCTGGGCCGAAGCCGGCGCGAGCGCGAGCAGATCAAGCTCGGCCTCCCCGCCCAACGGCCCTATCCCAAGCAGCCCGACCCCGAACCGATCGCGGTCTGAGGGCTGTTCAGCCGCGCAGTCCGTACCGCCCGCCGGGGTCGCCGCCCATTGTCCCGTGCTCCCTCAGGAGGAGACCCATGCCCGCCCTCTGGAATCCGCCGCCGACCCTCTCAGTGCACCAGCTCGAAGGCCTTCCCGTGATCGGCCACGCACACGGCCCCAAGGACACCGCCCCCTGGTCGACGCGGCCCGGGAACCGAACCCGATACAGCATCCACGCCGTCGACACCGCCCAGAGCAAATTGCTCGTGTCGATCAGCAGCGTCGTCATCGCCGGCGGAGACACCGAGTACCCGCACCCCCAACGAGGCGTCACCGGCTGGGCTCCCCTCACGCGATTCGACCTCATCCTCCTCACCCACCTGCGCACCAGCGGCTCGTACGCCGCACACCAGTGCCACCACCACATCCGTGCCTACCCCGAGGCACGGCCCTGCTGGCACTGCAAAGCCCGTCCGCCCAAGGCCCAGTGCACCTACTTCACCGCTTCCCAGCCCCACCAGACCGGCCCCGTCAGCGACGCCCCCTAACCCGCCCACCAGGAAAGAGGAACCATGTCGCACCCCACCCCCCTGTACTCCGACCCGGTCGAGTTCGCCGCGACCCGGCACCGCATTGTCATCAACCTGTCCGGCGGGAAGGACGGACTCGTGGCCGGAGCGATCGCGATGGACGCCGCCCGCCAGGCCGGCGTCACCGACCGCGTCTGGACCGCCCACGCGAGTCTGGGCCCGATGGAGTGGCCCTCCGTCACCGTGGACGGAGTCCGCTGGCCCAGTGCCAGCGAACTCGCCGCACAGCACAGCCAGGCCCTCGGCGTGCCGCCCGAGCGGCACATCGAGGTCCGGCGCAGCCGTGAAGTCGACGGTGAACGGGTGCCATTCGACCTGCTGACCTTCATCGCGGAGCGAGGCGACTGGCCCTGGCTCGGCCGGGCCCGCACCTGCACCGGCCCGTGGAAGACGAAGATGGTGTACCAGGCGTTCACCCCGCAGGTCCGCGCGCTCAGGAAGGAGACGGACGGCCCGCTGATGTTCGCCAACGTGCTCGGGATGCGCGCTGAGGAAAGCACGGAACGCCGCAACCGGGAGATGTGGCGCCGTACGACCGACAACTCGGCCCGGGTCGTCGACGAGTGGCTACCCGCCCACCAGGTCACCACCGAGGAGGTCTGGGAGCGCACGATCAGTGCCGGGCTGCCCTACCACTGGTGCTACGACTCGTACCCCGGCGCCAAGGACCGGCATGGTTCCAGTCGCTGTTCGTGCTCGGCCTGCACCCTGGCCAACCTCCGCGATCTACTGCTGACCGCCGGGCGCCGCCCGCGGCTCGCCGAGCTGTGCGCGCTGGTCGAACGCGTCCGCCAGGTGCCGTTCAACCCGAACATCACCATGGCCGAGGTCATCGCGCTGTCCCGTCGGCGCGACGCCCCGGACCCAGGCGTCGAGGTTGAGGAGACCGAGGACTTCGAGCGGATGGAGCGCGACGTCCACGCCGCCTTGCTCAAGCCGCCCACATGGGACTCCAAGGCCCGGACCGGGCCGGGCGAGCTCCTGCACAGCGCCGCCGGGTGCGATGGCTGCAGCTGACCACCACACCGGCGCTCACCCCCATCCAGGAGGGATACTCAATGACGATGACTACGACCCAGCGCATCCTCGACCTCGCTGCGGCGGCACCGGCCAGCCACGGCGAGGACCTGGTGCTGCTCCTGAGCGAGGCGAACGAGCTGTACCAGCAGGGTCTTCAGGACCTGCACCGGGATGTGGCAGCACGTCTCGGCGGGCTGGCCACCGCGGATCTGATGTTCGCCGCGGACACCGCCGGCATGCCCTGTGATCCCTCGCAGGACCGCGACGAGGTGATCCTGCTGCTGGCCCTGGTCGAGTGGGAGATGACACCGGCCGCCATGGCGTATGCGGAGATGGCCGAGGCCGCCGCGCGTCGCGGTATCTGCTTGGTCCCCGAGGAGTAGGCCGTGGGCCGTGAGCGCGTCGTCGGGGAAAAACCTTGAGCCGCGGGCTGGACCTCCAACCGAAACTCCTGCCATTATTTGCTTTGTGAGTCGGGCTGGCCGGCTCACTGCTGACAGGACGGACGGTTCTGCCATGACCTCGCGCCGTGAGCCTCGCCTGGCCGACGCTGCCGAGATCGCGGCTGAACAGGGCCTGACATCCGCACGGATCACCGGCCTCTATACCGAGCGTGCTGAGAACGCGGCCGGCGAGACATTCCCCGAGCCTGTCGACAAGCGCGGCCGCGCCCGCCTGTGGGACCACGCGGAGGTCACCAAGTGGTTCGCCCACCGGGCGCCGGCACGGCTCGCTGAACACGCACCGCCCTCCCTCGCTCCGGACACGTTGCTGAACGCGGCGGAGGCCTCGAGGTACCTCGGCTACAAGAACTCCAACCAGGTCACCACCTTCGTGCGCGACCACCCCGGTTACTTCCCCGAACCGGACGTCGTCGAAGAGAAGGGCACGGCGGAGAACCCTTACCGCCGCCAGCTCTGGAAGGTGCAAACCCTGCAGAAGTGGATGGCCAGCCGGCCCGGCCGCGGAAGACGAGCCGGAGCCAAGGAGGCACCGCCTCTGCCCGACGTTCCCGTCGACGGCGATCCCGACGAACTCCTGGGGGCGAGCAAGGCGGCCGCCTTGCTGGGGTACAAGAGCGTTGGCTCCTTCTCCAGCAGCCTGTCCCAGGGCAACCTTCCGCTGCTGAAGACCACCGACGGGGTCGCCGAGAATGCCGGGCGCCAGAACGGGCGCCGGCGGTGGACGCGCCGGCGCATCCTCCAGCAGGCCGCCCAGCGGTCGAGGAAGTAGTACCCGGCGGTGAGCGGACCTCCGCGCACCGCCCCATGAACGCGACAGCCGGCTTTGGACGTTGGTCCCTTGCGGGCCGGGTGTCGCACGATGGCCGGCATGGCGTGGCTCGCCACCACGTCCCGCAGCAGCATCCGCTGCTGCGGACCGGCCATCGCCGATCCTCCAGGGCCGCTTCCGTGTGATCCGTCATGGTCGCCGGTGTCCCTGAGAACCCGTCTTTGAACCTGTGTTCGTTCTCACCGAAGTCACTCGTGCGGCAGGATGCTGCCCGCAGAGGCCGGGATTTGTCGCCGACGGAGGGAGCGCCGGCGTCCCGTGCCGAGGGGTGGTGGGCACCATGCCCCACAAGCACGAAGATCGGGAGCGTATCCCGAGCGCGGTACGAAGAAATCGTCGTCGAGGACCGGAAGCTCATCGAGGTCGAACTGGTTCCCGGGCGGCCGGAGAGCCCGGTCGCGCCGGTGGTGAGGCAGCTCGACCGGACTATCGACTTCCTGGATCTGATCGGGGCCTGCCACAAGTTCGTGGCCGCGACCGGCCGCCTGGTGCCGCAGATGCGCGGACGCCGTTTGTCTGAGGACGAGCGGGAGGTGAACCACAAGAACGTCGACCGTGTCCGGGCGACCTTCTCTGAACTAAGAACTGCGGCTTAAGAGCTCTCCAGCAGCGGGCGGGTCCCGGCGTGGCCGCCCGGTCAGCCGTCGAGTGCGGCGGAAGGCGCGTCCCCGTTCTGGGCCTGTCGGGCCCGCTTGGCGAGCACCGTGGCAAGGTCCCGGACACTGTCCTCGTTGACGCCGTCCGTGTCTTTGTCCACGGAACCCGCCAGCGTCCACAGCAGCGTCGTGCCGACCCGGGTCTGGGTCACGGCGCCGGGCTCACCGAAGTAGCCGGAGGAACCGAACCGGGCGTCGCGCTCGTCTCCGATCGGGCCGAGGCTGAACGTCTTGGCCCGCTGTCCCGCCTTCTTGCCGTAGTAGCCGTCCCAGAGCACGTCGTACGCCTTACGGGCAGCCTGTTCGCTGTCGTAGGCGATGATCAGAAAGGTGACGGTGACGGTGGCGGCGTTGTCGTTGCGCCGGAAAGTCGAGGCGCCGAAGAAGCGGGAGTTCTCGCAGCCCGCGTTGCCCTTGATGGGGCAGGCCTCCGAACGGTAGTTGAGCTTGTCGATCTCAACGGTCGTGGGCCGATGGGACTCCTTCCAATGCTTCATGGCCCCGCCATCCGGCAACGTCTCCCGTACCTGTTCCTTCGTGAGCGCCACCGCCTTGCCGTTCCAGCTGTCGCTCTCCGCGCCACCGCCACAGCCGGCCAGCAGCAGAGCCACCGCGATCGCCACGCACCACCGGTAGTTCCTCATGGCCATGCCACCACCCCTCAAGCGGTGATCTTACGCGGACAGTCTTCGCGCAGAAGGCGGCCCGGGACTACGAGACCCGGCCCGAGCACTCCGAAGCGATGCTCACCCTCGCAGCCATCACGTTGATGACGCGCCGACTTGCTCGGTAGCCCATCTGATCGGCGGTGCGATCAGGTGACTTTGGGCGCGGCTGTTGCGTACAAGCAGGTTCAAAGACGGGTTCTGAGCTCACGCAGTCTCGTGGTCGGGGCCGTGGGCCCCGACCACGAGAGCGTTCTTGGGTCGTGACCTTGGTCGGGGCCTCGTGGTCGGGGGTTGGGTCGGGGGCTGAGGGTTGTCTCCTCTCCATGACTCGTTCCACATCAGGTGTTCCGGCCGCCGAGGTGGCCCCGAGCCCCGCTGAACCGCTGCGTCTGCAGGTCCTGACCGCGCTCGCCCTGCACCGCATGGCCACGACCGGCCAGTTGCGGCTCATGCTGCGGCCAGACAGCTCCCGTCAGCTGTTCTCCCGCGTGCTGAACAAGCTGCGTTCGACCGGCTTCGTCGACCTCACCCCTCTGCCGGACTCGGACCGGTCGCGTACGCACGCCTGGTACCTCACCCCGGAAGGGGCGCGTCTGACCCGCGATCTCCCTGTCCTTCGGGGGCGTCCGCCGTACCCCATCACCTCGACAACCGCAGCGTCGCTGAAGACGCCGCACACACTGACCGTCGTACGGTCCCACCTTCCGTTCGCCGCAGATGCCCGCCGGCTCGGGCACGAGCACGGCCCGTGGGACTGGACCCCTGAGGTAGCTCACCCCATCGGTGAGGGCGAGCGGCTCGTTGCGGATGCCGTCATGCACTACACCGTCGTCGACGGCGAACACCGGCGGAAGCTGCGCGCGTTCGTGGAAGTCGATCGCAGCACTATGAGCAGCGAGCGCCTGGCCGTGAAGCTGATCGAGTACGCGCGGCTCTTCCAGTACGAAGCCCAGCCTGTCGGCCGACGCAGGCCCGCCTCGACCGGCCCGGCGTGGCTGCGCTGGTATCCGGTCTTCCCTCGCGTCCTCTTCGTGCTCACCGGCGCTTCCCGGGCACGGCTGGGCGACCGAATCAGCGATCTGCAGGCGATGGTCGCTCAGCACCCGCTCGTCGCGGCCCTTGCCCGTGAAGTTCAGCTGGGAGCCGTCGTCCTGGAGGACATCGAGGAGCACGGTCCATCGGGGTCGGTGTGGGTGCCATTGACTGGGGGTGAGCCTCGCCCGTGGACCGACTTGTGATCACGTCGTCCCTGCTTTGGTCAGGCACCTGAGCCGCAGGCTGGACCCCCACCCGAGCCTATTTGGCATTATCGAACCTGTCGCGGTCGGCCGTCTGCGCCGGCCTGCCGGTCGCGGACCAAGCGGGCGACGGCGGCCCGCAGATTGTCGCTCACGGCATCGTCGACAGTATCGAGGTCTCCTCCGCGGCAGGGGCGTGGGCCGGTGTGGGCACGGGTGCCCTCCCTTCTGGTAGCTCAAGTGCGACTGCGCGAGCCCCGGCTCGCAACTCCCGGCGTTGGTGGGTGATTTACGGACCCTTTCGGCTCGGTGGCCGACATGAAGGAGTGGTGAGCTCGTACCCTCGATACAGCAACAACTGATCTTGGGGGCGGGATCCCGGTGAGCCGGGCAGAAGGGGGCGGCCGTGACCGGCGAGCAGATGTCGAAAACCCTCGCGTTTCATGTCGAGCACTACATGATCGCGGTGGCGGAGCACCTGATGGCGAAGGGCGCCCCCATCAGCCTCGTCCACAGCTGCGGCCCGTACACCGAGGAAGATCATGTCTTCCCGGATGTCGAAGGCACGCTGTACTTCTCCAAGCGCTTCGCGGAGCAGCTGGACGGCCGTGGAGGCGTCGATCTGCACTGGGCAGGGACCTCGGGCTGGTGTTTGAGTAATTTGGACGTCCCTGATTCCCCCAACGGGGATGCTCGCTGGATGGGTAACGGCCTGATGCCGGAACCGGAGCGCGTGGCAGCCTTTCTGGACACTTACCGGCTCAGCCCCGAGCAGGCCGGGAGCACGGAGCGTCCGTATTACCGCAGCGAGGGCAGCGACTTCCCCGCCCTGCTCCAGCGGCTGGCCGCCTACGTGCCGCCCCGCGACTCTGCCGGATACAAGGCTCGCCCGCGGTTCTCGACGGCTCGCGACCAGGCCTACTCCCGGCGCATCCTCGACGCTCTGACCCCGCAAGGCAAGGACCCGATAGTCGAAGTACCTCTGCGCTCCAGCGAGTTGGAAGCGCTGCTCCACCTGCTTGAGTACGCCCAGGTTTCCTCAGGAGGACTGGGGCCGAATGATTTCGCCAGCCTGCTCGCCAGTGACCTTGAGGGCCGCCGCGGCGGCGGATACGACGCCGTCGAACGGCACCGCAGTGCGCTGACAGAGGCCGCCGCTCGACGGCAGCGAATCGAAGCACACCGCCGAAGGCAGCAGGGCGAGGGAGGCTGACTTCGGGAGGCAGGGTTGTCGTGAGGGCGATCTGTTGCGGCCGCTCCTGGCGCCGACGCCCCGGCCATCGTGCCGAGGCTCCTCAGGGGTGCTGGGCCCCTGTAGACACAGGCGCCGTGGTGCCCCGGGAAGGCTGCCCGGGGCACCACGGCCTGTTCCGTGCGCGGTCTCCCGTTTCCTACTTGATCGTGTAGCTGCAGCCCTTGGTGCTCTTGCCACCGTCGTTGTCCGCGACCTGCTTGCCGTCGACCTTGATCACGCACGGTGCGAACTGCAGCAGTCCGTCGGCGGCCTTGACCGTGCCCGGGATCACGGACACCAGGTATCCCACCTCCTGATGGGCTTCGGTGAGTTCGACGGTCTCCGTCTTCGTCCACGGCAGCGTCTGGTCGTCGAAACCGTCTGTCGCCGCGTGGTACATGACCCGGGTCGTTCCTTCACCGCTCACCTGCAGCGTGACCTCGTGGTTCTCCTGGCCCGGCTCTGTCTTCGGCGGCGTACTCGCCGGTGCTGAGGCCTTGTCGCCCTTCGCGCTGGTGTCGGCGGATTCGCTGTCGCTGCCGCATCCGGTCAGCAGCACTACAGCCGTGACGAGCGCGGCTGCGCCCTGAAGCGTCTTTCGCATGGTCCCCGTTCCTCGTTCCCTGTCGTGAATGGACCGGCGTCCGCAGATCCAACCACGGACGGGCTGCTCGCCGGCCAACGAGGTGTGCTCGAAGGCCTGTTGTCCTTGTTGCCTTCTTCCGGGGCGCCTCTCAGCCCTGCTCGGTGCGGGGGCGGTGCAGCAGTGAAGGGCCGGGCGCCGGGGCCGCGTCACTTCGTCCGTCCGGGTGCTGCTGCGGCCATGGTGTCGGCGGTCTTGTCGTGGAGGCACTGCCGGTAGGGCTTGTCCCAGCAGCACCAGAGCGGGTTGAGCAGGCTGAGGACCGGGACGATGAAGGCGAACAGCCAGAACAGCTCCCTGCCGAGTGCACGCCAGAATCCCACCGGGTGGGCCGTTTCCCGGCGCACGATCCGTACCCCGCACACAGCCTTGCCCAGGGTCGCGCCGAACTTCCAGACGGCGAAGGGGAAGTAGAGGACGAAGGAGACTGCGAGCCAGGCGAACAGCACCGTCCTCGCGGTGCTGCCGCCGCCCTCGTCGATCCACATCATGACCGGGACGGCCGGTATGAAGTACGCGGCATACCAGATGATCACGTCGAGCAGCCGGGCGCCGAGGCGCGCACCCAGGCTGGCCAGCCTGGCCGGCTCGGTGGTGCTCGGCGTAGTCGGCATTCCGTAGCCCGGCGCGTAGCCGTATCCCTGTCCCGGGTGTTGCCGGAACTGCGCGTAGGGAGGCGGAGCGGGGTCGGCCGGGTGCGGGTGCGGGGGGTGGTGCGGCTGATTCGCCATGGTTCCTTCCTCTGGTGGGAGATGTGTCTGCACGGTTCGCGGTCGGACCGCGTGTGCGGAGTCAGGGGTTGTTTGTCGGTGGAGCAGTCGCCGCAGGTCGGCCCAGACGGCGCGCGGTTCGTAGCCGAACATCAGCGGACTTGGTCACGGGCCGGCGCAGGCAGCAGGTTGTCTCCGGGCCACAGGTCCCGCTCAGCCACCAGGTCGGCGAGGAAAGCGCCGATCTGGGCCAGGACTTCGTCGCGCTGTGTCGGCCCGTGGTCGAGGGGTTCGCCGGCCGCAGGGTCGTAGGTGCGGACGTGGCCGTGGGGTCCGGTGCAGATCAGGGCGCGCGCGATATCCGGCAGGCCGAGGCTGAGGGCGTCGCACTCTCCTGCATGGACGAGTTGCACGAGGTCGGTGGTGACTTTCTCCCAGTCGCCGACCTTCGGCCAGTCGGCGCCGCCGTTCAGTTCGTGATTGAGGGTGGACAGCGGGACGATTTCGCCCGGCCGGCGCCCTTGGGTGAGGCGGTCGTGGATCTGAGCGCCGTCGGGCTGCAGCACGTGGGGGTGGAGCAGCGAGCCGGCGGCGACGACGGTGGCGTTGACCTCCTGGGTGCCGGGGCCGGGGTAGTACGGCTCGTGCGCGAAGAGCAGGTAGACGTCGGCGGTGGGGTCTGCGTTGTCGGACTGGGCCTGGGTCATGGGGCGGTATCCCTTCAGCGGTGAAATGCCCGGCGAGCGTCGAGGTCCTGGTTGTGCCGCTGGCTCGAAGCCGGGCGGGAGCGGGCCCAGCGGGCCTTCGTGCCCGCGGGGCTGGTTCGCTTCGCCGGAGCGGGCCTCAGTGCGAGTGCGCTCCAGCATCTGGGCGACTTGGTCGGCTAGCTGGACCATCAGCCGTTCCCGGTCGATGAGGTGAGGCGAGGCCGTGCGGGTGTCCTGGGTCTGGAGCAGGTCAGCGGCGTCCCACAGCAGGTTCTGGCCGATCTCGGCCGCGCGG encodes the following:
- a CDS encoding phosphoadenosine phosphosulfate reductase — protein: MSHPTPLYSDPVEFAATRHRIVINLSGGKDGLVAGAIAMDAARQAGVTDRVWTAHASLGPMEWPSVTVDGVRWPSASELAAQHSQALGVPPERHIEVRRSREVDGERVPFDLLTFIAERGDWPWLGRARTCTGPWKTKMVYQAFTPQVRALRKETDGPLMFANVLGMRAEESTERRNREMWRRTTDNSARVVDEWLPAHQVTTEEVWERTISAGLPYHWCYDSYPGAKDRHGSSRCSCSACTLANLRDLLLTAGRRPRLAELCALVERVRQVPFNPNITMAEVIALSRRRDAPDPGVEVEETEDFERMERDVHAALLKPPTWDSKARTGPGELLHSAAGCDGCS
- a CDS encoding DUF6192 family protein yields the protein MVAGVPENPSLNLCSFSPKSLVRQDAARRGRDLSPTEGAPASRAEGWWAPCPTSTKIGSVSRARYEEIVVEDRKLIEVELVPGRPESPVAPVVRQLDRTIDFLDLIGACHKFVAATGRLVPQMRGRRLSEDEREVNHKNVDRVRATFSELRTAA
- a CDS encoding replication-relaxation family protein translates to MTRSTSGVPAAEVAPSPAEPLRLQVLTALALHRMATTGQLRLMLRPDSSRQLFSRVLNKLRSTGFVDLTPLPDSDRSRTHAWYLTPEGARLTRDLPVLRGRPPYPITSTTAASLKTPHTLTVVRSHLPFAADARRLGHEHGPWDWTPEVAHPIGEGERLVADAVMHYTVVDGEHRRKLRAFVEVDRSTMSSERLAVKLIEYARLFQYEAQPVGRRRPASTGPAWLRWYPVFPRVLFVLTGASRARLGDRISDLQAMVAQHPLVAALAREVQLGAVVLEDIEEHGPSGSVWVPLTGGEPRPWTDL
- a CDS encoding DUF6292 family protein; protein product: MTGEQMSKTLAFHVEHYMIAVAEHLMAKGAPISLVHSCGPYTEEDHVFPDVEGTLYFSKRFAEQLDGRGGVDLHWAGTSGWCLSNLDVPDSPNGDARWMGNGLMPEPERVAAFLDTYRLSPEQAGSTERPYYRSEGSDFPALLQRLAAYVPPRDSAGYKARPRFSTARDQAYSRRILDALTPQGKDPIVEVPLRSSELEALLHLLEYAQVSSGGLGPNDFASLLASDLEGRRGGGYDAVERHRSALTEAAARRQRIEAHRRRQQGEGG
- a CDS encoding RDD family protein, whose protein sequence is MANQPHHPPHPHPADPAPPPYAQFRQHPGQGYGYAPGYGMPTTPSTTEPARLASLGARLGARLLDVIIWYAAYFIPAVPVMMWIDEGGGSTARTVLFAWLAVSFVLYFPFAVWKFGATLGKAVCGVRIVRRETAHPVGFWRALGRELFWLFAFIVPVLSLLNPLWCCWDKPYRQCLHDKTADTMAAAAPGRTK